In Halobacillus amylolyticus, the following proteins share a genomic window:
- a CDS encoding YqhV family protein, with protein sequence MWLFVEKAILAMVILRLISGFIEITAALLMLKFNELEKAIMINTSLALVGPLILIATTTVGLLGMVDRISFPRLACIVGGVTLILIGVKMR encoded by the coding sequence ATGTGGCTCTTTGTAGAGAAAGCAATTTTAGCAATGGTTATACTTCGCCTTATTTCCGGTTTTATTGAAATTACTGCTGCACTCCTTATGCTCAAATTTAATGAACTAGAGAAGGCGATCATGATCAACACATCCTTAGCCTTGGTCGGACCCCTCATTCTAATCGCAACTACAACTGTAGGATTACTCGGAATGGTAGACCGTATATCTTTCCCTCGACTTGCTTGCATAGTGGGCGGTGTAACCTTAATCCTTATAGGAGTTAAAATGCGCTAA
- the bglA gene encoding 6-phospho-beta-glucosidase BglA, with protein MSKMPEDFLWGGALAAHQFEGGWNQAGKGPSVVDVMTAGAHGVPREITETIEDDKFYPNHEAIDFYHNYKEDIALFGEMGLKCLRTSIGWSRIFPKGDEAEPNEEGLQFYDNVFDELLKHGIEPVITLSHFEMPLHLAREYGGFRSRKVVDFFAKFSEVCFNRYKNKVKYWMTFNEINNKMDVNNPLFLWTNSGVVVEKGENAKEVMYQTGHHELLASALAVSKGREINPEFEMGAMVSHVPIYPYSSNPEDVMLAEESMRQRYFFPDVQVRGYYPTYALKEFEREGYTIKFEDGDEEILKNGKVDYLGFSYYMSTTVKSDVENNNTGDIVNGGLPNGVENPYIKSSDWGWAIDPTGLRYTLNRLYDRYQIPLFIVENGFGAVDTLEEDGSIHDPQRIEYLTSHIEALEKAVTYDGVDLMGYTPWGIIDIVSFTTGEMKKRYGMIYVDRDNEGNGSMKRSKKASFDWYKHVIQTNGEEL; from the coding sequence ATGAGTAAGATGCCAGAAGATTTTCTATGGGGCGGAGCTTTAGCGGCTCACCAATTCGAAGGGGGATGGAACCAAGCAGGTAAAGGACCAAGTGTCGTTGATGTCATGACAGCAGGTGCCCATGGCGTCCCAAGAGAAATAACAGAAACAATTGAAGATGATAAGTTTTACCCGAACCATGAAGCCATTGATTTCTATCATAACTATAAAGAAGATATTGCTTTATTTGGGGAAATGGGATTAAAATGCTTAAGAACATCGATCGGATGGAGCAGAATTTTTCCAAAGGGTGACGAAGCTGAACCTAATGAAGAGGGATTACAATTCTATGATAATGTATTTGATGAATTACTGAAGCATGGAATTGAACCTGTCATTACATTATCTCACTTTGAAATGCCATTACATTTAGCACGAGAATATGGTGGATTTAGAAGCAGAAAAGTAGTGGACTTTTTCGCAAAGTTCTCTGAAGTTTGCTTTAATCGATATAAGAATAAAGTGAAATACTGGATGACATTTAACGAAATCAATAACAAAATGGATGTCAATAACCCCTTATTTTTATGGACAAACTCGGGTGTGGTTGTAGAGAAAGGCGAAAACGCTAAAGAAGTCATGTATCAAACAGGACATCATGAATTACTTGCAAGTGCATTAGCTGTCTCAAAAGGAAGAGAAATTAACCCAGAATTCGAAATGGGTGCAATGGTTTCACACGTACCCATTTATCCTTATTCATCAAACCCAGAGGATGTCATGTTAGCTGAAGAATCAATGAGACAACGCTACTTCTTCCCTGATGTACAAGTTCGCGGTTATTACCCTACCTACGCTTTAAAAGAATTTGAAAGAGAAGGATATACGATCAAGTTCGAAGACGGCGATGAAGAAATCTTAAAAAACGGTAAGGTTGATTATCTAGGGTTCAGTTACTATATGTCTACAACCGTTAAAAGTGATGTAGAAAACAATAATACTGGAGATATCGTTAATGGTGGTTTACCTAATGGGGTAGAAAATCCGTACATCAAATCTAGTGATTGGGGTTGGGCGATTGATCCAACTGGATTGAGATATACATTGAATCGTTTATACGATCGATACCAAATTCCATTATTTATCGTAGAAAATGGATTTGGTGCTGTGGATACTTTAGAAGAGGATGGCTCAATCCATGATCCACAAAGAATCGAATATTTAACATCACATATTGAAGCATTAGAAAAAGCAGTAACGTATGATGGTGTTGATTTAATGGGTTATACGCCGTGGGGAATCATAGATATTGTGTCGTTTACAACAGGTGAAATGAAAAAACGTTACGGGATGATTTATGTGGATCGTGATAATGAAGGAAATGGATCAATGAAGCGCTCTAAAAAAGCTTCATTTGATTGGTATAAACATGTCATTCAAACGAATGGTGAAGAATTGTAA